The genomic window atcaaattctAAAGGATTTTACAGTCTGACAAACAGGTAGAGAACAttcgcatgctagttgttgttagcttcaccATGATGCCctggtttctgaaagttatgaaaagggcttataaactcattatggtGAGCAATTAGgacgctcagaatgcataaggtaagtgagcaataagtttgggccactgcaaaccgtttaaaatgaactagtattgttgttttttcacgtttttaagaaaaaaacaggtGCAGCTCCTTTAAAGCTAGGGCGGAGTGAAGGTAATATTTTTCCTCGATGAACTTTAATACAAAATTCATTGGTATCGGTATTATACTGATAAGACGTATCTGAACATCTGTACAAGACAAAAACACTGGTATCTCCCATTGATTGCTTAAATTCCCCTccgtttgtatgttttttattgtgaaatggTGTTGTCTTATTGTGAAAGGGTGTTACCTGGAAGTGCGGGCTGGACACACATCTGGAGATCTGTTTGAAAAGTGGCTCCTGGATTTTGACGAACTGTGTGGGTTCAATAACATCCAGTATCTCCTCCAACTCCCCCAAAAACATCACCTACCACAAAAACAAGAGAGATATAATCGTCTGCTcgtctgactctctcctcttcatcctctgcttcatctgactctctcctcttcatagTAAACATATTTATAAACATTTCCTCACCTCTTTTTGACTGCAGGTTTTTGGCCAGAACTTGAGTAATCCCCTGATTACCTAAAATAGACAACAGTTAGATATATTTAGATGTGGAATATGAAATTAAATCCTAACATTGTGCATGCCAGATTTAACATTTCCTGGTTAAGGACAAAACGAGGGTAagttaaaataattattcaGAAATGTTTAAGATACTCACTGGTTCTGTTAATGTGGGGTCTTTCTCTAGGAACTGTACAATGCAATACGCCAACTGTgaaaagagaaagggggaggagttAGCACTGAAGACCGAGTAATGAATGGAGCCtacaattataattaaaagTTCGGATATAATAGAAGTCAGTTCATAAAAAAGAATGGATCTAAAAACAGTTTCACTTGCAAATAAGCCTGTTTGAATAAGGAAATCCCTCCATTTGACAACAGAGCTACCTAAATTATGAGTGTACGTTATGTCTagggctgtagttgactaaaaGACATGTCCTGCAAACCGACTGGTCGACTCAAAActgggcgtggcaaaagctctcaaaactagtATCTAtgcatctgacccaaactgctctTACAAGTCTACAGCTGCAGAGacagttcatgcaaaaactacaatTTATGCAGAAACAACTACTAGGaaacattgtatttatatagaaacgTATTagacttgtgaatcatgagttgaATCTGCCTTTTTTATAGATAAACACCAAAAAATACCCAATCTTCAGCTCCCTCACGTCTCCTTCTGCTGTTGTCCTGTAGAAGTctttaacatttaaataacaCGATTAGTCGACTAAGTGTCCATCAACAGATTCATCAACTAAACGATTAAAGGTAATATCTGTATCAGTTGTATCGCATGGTCAGAAGTGAAACATCAGCTGCTCTGAGCCATAGACATCAGGAAATCTGAATTAATCATTAAACAGCCTGTAAATATGTAGCAAAACAAAGTCACCTTCAAGACAcagcaaaccaggactgaagcgggactgaagcgggactagagcgggactagagcgggactagagcgggactagagcgggactgaACCGTAACGAATGTAGGACTGGGTCAGGACTGGGTCAGGACTGGGTCAGGACTGggtcaggactggaccaggactaaaccagtgactaaaccagtgactaaaccagtgactaaaccagtgactaaaccagtgactaaaccagtgactcaaccaggactcaaccaggactcaaccaggacataaaccaggacataaaccaggactaaaccaggactaaaccaggactaaaccaggactaaaccaggactaaaccaggactaaaccaggacataaacCATGGTAATTCATCATAATTTAGAGAGACACAtttactttctaaaaataaagtCTAATCTGCCAGGGTAAAGTGGTTTTCTAAATACTTGATAAATGTCTGTCTTGTTTATAATTGTGCTGTAACTACCacagatcaaaacataaataaattgcaATTGGCTAGAGACATTTTCGGAAACCACTTTACTTTCCCCACTGAGCCCAAAAGTAATTTGTTATAtccttgttttattgtgttaaaatgcagatataTTTGACCTGTGTCCATAGTTTCTTCATAGTGAACAGATGTGTATAGATTTAGCTGTGCTATTATATCCCAGTGTTTTTCCAGTGTGTGACGTCCAGGTGAGTCTGGTGTCAGGTACATTCTCACCTGTGCCTTTTCCTCCTAGTGCTTTTACAGTGTACAGGTGTGTATATTCTCACCTGTGCTGTTGTTTTGACAGTGTACAGGTGAGTATGTGGTTTTACCTGTGCAGAAGTGTATAGTGTGCACAGGTATAAATAATCTCACCTGTGCTGTTATAGATTAGTGTTTCTTTTACAGTGCACAGGTTATAGCGGACTCACCTGTGCCATTCTATACCTGCTTATGTTTACAGTGTACACAGTGTCACCTGTGCTGTaatatatctgtgtttttataatgtACAGGTGAGTCCGGTGTCACGTACAGTCTCACCTCTACTGTTATGTATTGTCAGGCAAGGACctctacactgtaaaaacagCACAGGTGAGTATAGAGTTACCTGTGCTGATAGGTGTATACAGGTGTGTAGAGTCTCACCTGTGCGTGGAAGAGGGACAGGCTCCGCACCGTGTGGAGGGGAATCAACACTTTAACAAGGAACTGTTTGTGTTCAGCTTTCAGCGGCAGAGCAAAGCCATTTATTATACTGTGAAATACAACAGAACTTTATTAAACTGGAAGGGCACAGAAAAAGTGTTAAAgatcatttttgtgtatttagtaataaacacatttgtaatttTTTCCTATTTTGTCTATTGTGAACAGCAATATGATCCTAAACATCTTGAGAAACGGGTCCTTTTTAAGACGCAGGACTGTTTAGTGTTGAAAAATGGTTGTGACATTTTTGTTGGTGCTAATATTGTGCTCTTGTGTAAATAAACTGATACACGGCTTTAACAATATTAGAGAACACCAGTTTATACGGTCTTTCATTCCATCTCATAATTTATTTCAAACAGTCATTTGCATTCATTAGCTTTCCTGTCACATGGTTCGTCAGGTGACTATCTGGGCTTGTACATAACACATGTGCAACTGAATCCTTCATGTCTGAAGAAGGGCTTGACCCCAAAATGTCACATTGCGgtgctattaaaataattaaaaattggGAGCTCCAAAGAGCTGCAGTGTGGATCACTCCTttcttttctacattttttaaaccCTATAGATGTAGGATCTGGAGTAAAGATGTGGCATGAGCCTCTAATACAGGACTATACAGGAAGAATCAAACACACAGGAATCATGCAATATACAACTCTGTGTAAAATGGGCTTTTATCCATGTGTATTCATTAGTTTATTCAATGTCCTCTTTAAGTTTGTCCAAGACTAGACCTGTTTTGGTTTAAAGGTGGACTGCTGCAGTAACAGTGTAAGTATCAGACTGGATCACACCGAGACTGACCTGCCCAGGATCTCCAGCAGCTCTGCCACGCCATTGAAGTGCTCCGTCtcataaacaaaactgaaacacacaacaggaGAGCGTTAGAGACAAGACCAAAACCAGACTGAAGCccgactgaagcaggactgaactcaggacatttatttatttatatatttatttgacagggacaatgcaatcagacatagttacaaaatgaacattgcagctgatgtgatgcatacaGAGTTTATAGCAAGAGCTAATTttcaactcccgtccctggttgggcttttttacaatttactaatatgcaaagtatattaaaacactTATCCCTTAAAATAGTTACATCAGTCCCCAAATATACATTTAACACTCACACTTTCTCTCACTCACCAACTGTCATACTACTTATTTACAAGTGAgtacagttttgactcattttcagccagttcttaaccctagaggtgaacattttTAACTGAACTTTTAACACGAGCCAGAATTTCTCACAATTGGagacaaatatttacaaatacaaaaacagtctGCCAGGTGGTTTTCTAAAGACTTGATAAATGTTTGTCTAGTTTATAATTGTGCTGTAACTACAACAGTGAGCCAAAAATGTACTGGTTATAATGTTGTGGCGGATTGGTCTTACACATGctgttatataaatatatgttattACTGTGTTATATTACAGTGCAAAATACTATAACACAAGAGTGAGTAGAGCTAATCAAAACATCAGATACGAGATAGATCCCACAAGGCAATTTATCAAACGTGTAGGGCTGTAAGAtatgtcttattctgtgtaaaaactctacatgcatgttctgaaatgtgctgtgtgtcagatgcccttcctgtgtctccGTGGCTGTGTAAAAGGTGTAGTTTAGGcctatacaaacatgttctgaaatgcatggacaTTCTTGGATAAGTTTAACAGTTCAGATTTTCTCTTCCCTCAAACAGCAAGACCCCTGAAAGCATTTAAATGTAAACAGGGTATGATTTAGAAATATAAATGTAGTTTCCCACAACTGTTAAGCCAGACTTTTTCTATAGAATTTAAATCTGATATTAAAAGAAGAGAATACAATGAGTTTGAATAGTATTTTCTAATTGGCTGCCTCAACCGGCCACAGTAGAGGTGTCCTGCCCAGAGACACAATAGGGTTCAAACCAACAACCAAGTAGTTAACTGTTTGACTCTCACCGTAGAAAAATATTGTTGATCTGTTTTCGTATAAAAGCCCTCAGTCCCAGGAATTTCCCGTAGATTCTATGCAACACTGTTTTCAGGTAGTCCCTCTCCCGCGGATCCTCGCTGTCGAACAACTCCAACAGCTGTAGACACAAAGAGTAGACACAAGagttacacaaaacaaaaaagtcacatgataAAACATTAGCAGTCTTAGTTCTTTGATCTGGGTCTGGTGCATTTCTCAGAAGGTATAGTTTCCACATGTGGGAACCAAAATCATAATTacattgcattttgtttttctttttcaatgaCTGCAGTAAAATCATGtcaaatcattttattgtattattcaaAGTGTCAAATTCTTGAGGCCAAACAGCACAAACGCAGTATAGAGTGGGAAGTACTGACCTGTAGGACAAACTTCTGGTCTATGTACTTTTTGGCAATGCTCGGCTGAAACTCCTGACTCTCCAGGAACCGGATGAAGAACTCGTAAACCAGCTGCAGTAAAGAAGAAGGGAAATAAACATCtaataaatattacacaaaataatgagcatttatttaaaagcagatttaaaagtTACTCTTCATTTATGGAGAGTGTGCCTCTCGTGGCCACTAGGAGTAACAAACTCCTGATTTATAAAGACCTCTGTAAACCTCCAccactatctgtactttactcttTGGGCTGATCTGAACTCCAGTGCACAGTATCTCACCGCTTCCTTAAACCAAAGCCTCATGAGCTCTGTCTGAAGGAGTTTCTCAGGTCTGGTGGTTGTTTCAAAAAGTCAGTCACAGATTGAGAGTATCATCTGCGTTGGGTCacggccatagactgtatatagtagtagtacaggTTTTATAAATCACATGTATGGAACAGCTTCATAAATGAGgcccctggtctagtcccgggtTTGATAATGGTTTAGTCgaggtccagtcctggtccagtaccTGTAGATGGGGCCATGAGGCTTCCAGAGTGGGCTCATCCTCTTCAGGGTCAAACTCGTTGCTGTCGCTCGGAGGAAGAGTCCGGAAAATGTTGTGAGAAacctgcagcacacacacaggcttTAGCCAAACATGGAATAAatctatttaaacatttatgtcAATGGCTTTCATGGAAATATAGGATGGGACGAGACGAAAACACATGCTTGGATCCACGAGTGTAAAGTTAACCCTTTTTATGTTCAAGACAAATGCTGTGCACTCTTGATCTTGATGACCTTGGGGTAGGCCCGCTCTTGTGTGTATATCAGATTATATAGTGTTTGGAACATACCATCTTGACGACCTCGGGGTAGGCCTGCTCCGTGAGGTAGCCGCGGCTGACAGTGACGTAGTCCACGAGCTCGTTGAGGGTGGAGCGTTTGTACTCCTTCATCTTGAGGTCGGACAGAGTGTCCATGAAGTCAAACACTGTACAACACTGCTGCAGCTTCTTCAGGAACAGCTCGGGCTGCTCCGGGGCCGGCACGTCTAAACAGGAGAGGAAATCATGGCAGTTAGTGATATTTTATAATGCGTATCATGATCTCATCTCTAGACAATATGCTGTTTTGTTGATATCGTCAGATCATTATTCAGTAATTCTCTATTTAATGTCGCTGTATGCTCAAAAACGGAcacttttccttctctccctctttctacttgtcagcctctgctctgctctgactGAATAGCACGTGGAATTAACCAattacagtgaagtgtgaactctcaaGAGCAGGAGACAACTTGAGCATGACTCGTGATGAAATggaaattgccaaaaaaaaaaaaaaacatatcacaaTTTTCTTAAGGCCACAGTGCATATTGAAAACCCCTAATACATATATTAAGGGAGAGTAAATATTCTATATCTAAAAGGTAGAGCAGGTATCACATACAGGTAGATCAATAATATACAGTAGAAAGTCTGCAGCTCTGTGACCTCCAAACTCACCTAAAAAGACTAATAAGAACACATAATCTGTTTTTCCTTTACACAATTCAAATAGTGACAACAGGCTTTAAGCTCAGGTGCCCAACTTGATTcttattaacaattaaaaatgtgttttctccgTAGTGTatactgtaaaagcagcacttcaacctctgtgcactgtctgcagtTAATGGAGTTTCACAGTCCCGCCCACTTCGAAGTCTGCTCCATTTCCAAAGGTACATTTTCCactcatttttcccatagacttttacaaaaaattaaatattgagACATCGcaaaggctaaccagctacatggcTACTAATCATacactgcataaagaagtggactaagtgagtgtgacgtcacccatagcatctATATAGCAgctataggggccaatttggagcagagtttcatatttggaattccgcaCATgttcacttcccatttggaacatggcggatagcgggttagctatgtccatttacatatatatacgGTCTaagtaactaatatccataatagTATTTAATAGATTACAACCCTGGAAATAAAAGCCAT from Periophthalmus magnuspinnatus isolate fPerMag1 chromosome 22, fPerMag1.2.pri, whole genome shotgun sequence includes these protein-coding regions:
- the ppp2r5eb gene encoding protein phosphatase 2, regulatory subunit B', epsilon isoform X1 codes for the protein MMGDRPNQPRAMSSAATTAPSVDKVDGFSRKSVRKAKQKRSQSSSQFRSQGKPIELTPLPLLKDVPAPEQPELFLKKLQQCCTVFDFMDTLSDLKMKEYKRSTLNELVDYVTVSRGYLTEQAYPEVVKMVSHNIFRTLPPSDSNEFDPEEDEPTLEASWPHLQLVYEFFIRFLESQEFQPSIAKKYIDQKFVLQLLELFDSEDPRERDYLKTVLHRIYGKFLGLRAFIRKQINNIFLRFVYETEHFNGVAELLEILGSIINGFALPLKAEHKQFLVKVLIPLHTVRSLSLFHAQLAYCIVQFLEKDPTLTEPVIRGLLKFWPKTCSQKEVMFLGELEEILDVIEPTQFVKIQEPLFKQISRCVSSPHFQVAERALYYWNNEYIMSLIEENSSVILPIMFASLYRISKEHWNPAIVALVYNVLKAFMEMNSTLFDELTATYKSDRQREKKKEKEREELWKKLEDLELKRGLRSDAIIPT
- the ppp2r5eb gene encoding protein phosphatase 2, regulatory subunit B', epsilon isoform X2 yields the protein MDTLSDLKMKEYKRSTLNELVDYVTVSRGYLTEQAYPEVVKMVSHNIFRTLPPSDSNEFDPEEDEPTLEASWPHLQLVYEFFIRFLESQEFQPSIAKKYIDQKFVLQLLELFDSEDPRERDYLKTVLHRIYGKFLGLRAFIRKQINNIFLRFVYETEHFNGVAELLEILGSIINGFALPLKAEHKQFLVKVLIPLHTVRSLSLFHAQLAYCIVQFLEKDPTLTEPVIRGLLKFWPKTCSQKEVMFLGELEEILDVIEPTQFVKIQEPLFKQISRCVSSPHFQVAERALYYWNNEYIMSLIEENSSVILPIMFASLYRISKEHWNPAIVALVYNVLKAFMEMNSTLFDELTATYKSDRQREKKKEKEREELWKKLEDLELKRGLRSDAIIPT